The Staphylococcus sp. 17KM0847 DNA segment TTTTCATTGGATGAAGAGATGTCTGAGATTAAGGATGAGATTCAAGAGGCACAAAAATATTATTCTAAAAAACGTGCACATAAGCATGAAGAGTGAGAGGTGGAGCTATGCGTTATGTCATCTTGTCAAAGGGAGATGCGAAGTCTGAAGCGTTGAAACATAAAATGATGCGTCATATGCAAGATTTTCAGATGGTAGAGGATGCAGAAGATCCAGAAATCGTTATTTCTGTTGGAGGGGATGGAACACTATTACAGGCGTTTCACCAATATAGTCACATGTTATCACGCTGTGCATTTGTAGGTATACATACCGGTCATTTGGGCTTTTATGCAGATTGGCTTCCACACGAAGTAGAAAAGTTGATTATTGAAATCCATAACTCAGATTTTCAAGTGATTGCTTACCCATTATTAGAAATTATTGTGCGCTATAATGATAAAGGCTACGAAACGCGTTACTTGGCGCTGAACGAAGCAACGATGAAGACAGAAGATGGCACGACATTAGTTGTAGATTTAGACTTACGCGGACAACATTTTGAACGCTTTCGTGGGGATGGATTGTGTATATCTACACCATCAGGGTCTACCGCGTATAATAAAGCATTGGGTGGTGCATTGATTCATCCATCACTAGAAGCCATTCAAATAGCGGAGATTGCATCTATTAATAACCGTGTGTTCCGTACAGTAGGCTCGCCACTCGTTTTACCGAAACATCATACATGCCACGTCAAGCCAGTGAATCATGATGTTATTTTAACAACAATTGATCATGTGAGTGTAAAACATAAAAATGTTAATGCCATTCAGTATCGTGTAGCCAATGAAAAAATTCGCTTTGCACGTTTTCGACCTTTTCCGTTCTGGAAACGTGTACATGATTCCTTTATTTCCAGTGGTGATGACATGTGATTTTTACATATACAGTAACTGAAACACAATCGCTTAAAACATTTTTATATACGCAATATTTTTCAAAAAAGACGATTAGCGCCATTAAACGGGATGGCGCTTTACTCGTTAATCATATCCCGAAGACAGTGCGTCATATTTTGCAGGTTGGGGATAAAGTAGAAGTGCGTTTACCTATTGAACATCCTAGTCCACATCTTATACCGTATGATGTACCACTTGATATTTTATATGAAGATGAAGGGTTACTTGTCGTAGCTAAGCCGCAACATCAAAATAGCGCACCATCCCGTGAACACCCACATAAGAGTCTAGTTGAGCAGGCTTTAGCGCATATGACACGACAGCAAGAAAAGGGAATACCTCATATTGTGACGCGTTTAGATCGCGATACAATGGGAATTGTAGTGATAGCGAAATCACGTCATTTGCATCATATTATGTCTTTGACTCCAATAAAAAAGGTATATGA contains these protein-coding regions:
- a CDS encoding NAD kinase, whose protein sequence is MRYVILSKGDAKSEALKHKMMRHMQDFQMVEDAEDPEIVISVGGDGTLLQAFHQYSHMLSRCAFVGIHTGHLGFYADWLPHEVEKLIIEIHNSDFQVIAYPLLEIIVRYNDKGYETRYLALNEATMKTEDGTTLVVDLDLRGQHFERFRGDGLCISTPSGSTAYNKALGGALIHPSLEAIQIAEIASINNRVFRTVGSPLVLPKHHTCHVKPVNHDVILTTIDHVSVKHKNVNAIQYRVANEKIRFARFRPFPFWKRVHDSFISSGDDM
- a CDS encoding RluA family pseudouridine synthase, translating into MIFTYTVTETQSLKTFLYTQYFSKKTISAIKRDGALLVNHIPKTVRHILQVGDKVEVRLPIEHPSPHLIPYDVPLDILYEDEGLLVVAKPQHQNSAPSREHPHKSLVEQALAHMTRQQEKGIPHIVTRLDRDTMGIVVIAKSRHLHHIMSLTPIKKVYECICLGQVRKPGIIDEPIARAADSIITRVVAPNGKYAKTLYDPIKVTSQYTWCRVQLLTGRTHQIRVHFQHMGHSIVGDALYGGAHKEVTAQLLKCSEICFNHPLTDKRIHIVSHTPNFDTLLATL